From Haemorhous mexicanus isolate bHaeMex1 chromosome 2, bHaeMex1.pri, whole genome shotgun sequence, the proteins below share one genomic window:
- the ZBTB20 gene encoding zinc finger and BTB domain-containing protein 20, with protein sequence MTERIHSINLHNFSNSVLETLNEQRNRGHFCDVTVRIHGSMLRAHRCVLAAGSPFFQDKLLLGYSDIEIPSVVSVQSVQKLIDFMYSGVLRVSQSEALQILTAASILQIKTVIDECTRIVSQNVGDVYPVIQDSGQETPRGTPESGTSGQSTDTESGYLQSHSQHSVDRIYSALYACSMQNGSGERSFYSGAVVSHHETALGLPRDHHIEDPSWITRIHERSQQMERYLSTTPETTHCRKQPRPVRIQTLMGNIHIKQEMEDDYDYYGQQRVQILERNESEECTEDTDQAEGTESEPKGESFDSGVSSSIGTEPDSMEQQFMAGLGRDGQQEPTQADQNDVPADGAQPQQQQQHVDANSSSPERSNDVEMDSKVLTVNNSTEKGALQPSVNTSVAQPLPTTQIYLRQTETLTSNLRMPLTLTSNTQVIGTAGNTYLPALFTTQSAGSGPKPFLFSLPQPLAGQQTQFVTVSQPGLSTFTAQLPAPQPLAPSAGHSTAGGQGEKKPYECTLCNKTFTAKQNYVKHMFVHTGEKPHQCSICWRSFSLKDYLIKHMVTHTGVRAYQCSICNKRFTQKSSLNVHMRLHRGEKSYECYICKKKFSHKTLLERHVALHSATNGTPGATGTGARAVPAGVVACTEGTTYVCSVCPAKFDQIEHFNDHMRMHVSDG encoded by the exons ATGACAGAGCGCATTCATAGCATCAACCTTCACAACTTCAGCAATTCTGTGCTCGAGACCCTCAACGAGCAGCGCAACCGTGGCCACTTCTGTGACGTGACGGTCCGCATCCACGGGAGCATGCTGCGCGCCCACCGCTGCGTGCTGGCGGCTGGCAGCCCCTTCTTCCAGgacaagctgctgctgggctaCAGTGACATCGAGATCCCCTCAGTGGTGTCAGTCCAGTCTGTGCAAAAGCTCATTGACTTCATGTACAGCGGGGTGCTGCGGGTCTCCCAGTCAGAGGCCCTCCAAATCCTCACAGCCGCCAGCATCCTGCAGATCAAGACTGTGATTGATGAGTGCACAAGGATTGTCTCACAAAATGTGGGAGATGTCTACCCAGTGATTCAGGATTCTGGCCAAGAGACACCCAGGGGAACACCTGAATCAGGCACCTCGGGGCAGAGCACTGACACAGAGTCTGGCTACCTGCAGAGCCATTCACAGCACAGTGTGGACAGGATCTATTCAGCCCTCTATGCCTGTTCCATGCAAAATGGCAGTGGGGAGCGCTCCTTTTACAGTGGAGCTGTGGTCAGCCACCATGAGACAGCCCTGGGACTCCCCAGGGACCATCACATAGAAGACCCCAGCTGGATTACCCGGATTCATGAACGGTCACAGCAGATGGAGCGGTACCTCTCCACCACTCCAGAGACTACACACTGCCGGAAGCAGCCCCGCCCTGTCCGAATCCAAACCCTGATGGGCAACATCCATATTAAACAGGAGATGGAGGATGACTATGACTACTACGGCCAACAGAGGGTGCAGATCCTTGAGCGCAATGAGTCTGAGGAATGCACTGAGGACACTGACCAAGCAGAAGGCACTGAGAGTGAGCCCAAAGGGGAGAGTTTTGACTCGGGTGTCAGTTCCTCCATTGGCACTGAGCCTGATTCCATGGAGCAGCAGTTTATGGCTGGTCTGGGCCGGGATGGGCAGCAAGAACCTACTCAAGCAGATCAAAATGATGTCCCTGCTGATGGCGCTcagccgcagcagcagcagcaacatgTAGATGCCAACTCTTCCTCACCAGAGAGAAGCAATGACGTTGAAATGGACAGCAAAGTGCTCACAGTCAATAACAGCACCGAAAAGGGGGCTTTGCAGCCTTCTGTCAACACATCTGTTGCCCAGCCATTGCCAACTACACAGATCTACTTACGCCAGACAGAAACCCTCACCAGCAATCTGAGGATGCCACTGACTCTGACCAGCAACACTCAGGTCATTGGCACAGCTGGAAACACCTACTTGCCTGCCCTTTTCACCACGCAGTCTGCTGGCAGTGGTCCTAAGCCTTTTCTCTTCAGCCTGCCCCAGCCTTTAGCTGGCCAACAGACACAGTTTGTGACAGTGTCCCAGCCCGGCCTGTCAACCTTTactgcccagctgccagccccacagcccttGGCCCCGTCTGCGGGCCACAGCACAGCGGGTGGGCAAGGCGAAAAAAAGCCTTACGAGTGCACTCTCTGTAACAAGACTTTCACCGCCAAACAGAACTACGTCAAGCACATGTTTGTACACACAG GTGAGAAACCACACCAATGCAGCATCTGTTGGCGCTCCTTCTCTTTAAAGGATTACCTAATCAAACACATGGTGACACACACTGGCGTGAGGGCCTACCAGTGCAGTATCTGCAACAAGCGCTTCACCCAGAAGAGCTCCCTTAATGTGCACATGCGTCTCCACCGCGGGGAGAAGTCCTACGAGTGCTACATCTGCAAGAAGAAGTTCTCCCACAAGACCCTGCTGGAGAGGCATGTGGCTCTGCACAGTGCCACCAACGGCACGCCTGGAGCCACCGGCACCGGCGCgagggctgtccctgccggCGTGGTGGCCTGCACGGAGGGGACCACGTACGTCTGCTCTGTCTGCCCAGCTAAGTTTGACCAAATCGAGCATTTCAACGACCACATGAGGATGCATGTGTCAGATGGATAA